Proteins from a single region of Parasedimentitalea psychrophila:
- the ppk2 gene encoding polyphosphate kinase 2 — protein MAWLEDELQDMLDEGIEVESAEPMLSMELRKIYRAQHPEMLDRQVYFRNLLRLQAELIKLQDWVVETGAKVLVIMEGRDAAGKGGVIKRITQRLNPRVARVVALPAPSRREQSQWYFQRYVPYLPSGGEIVLFDRSWYNRAGVERVMGFADDDQVETFFKDVPEFERMLVRSNTIVLKYWFSITDEEQQLRFMMRIHDPMKQWKLSPMDLESRVRWEKYTEAKEDMLARTNIPEAPWYVVEGNDKKRERLNCIEHLLSQIPYSDVASEKVSLPDREYNPKYERQVLPDELYVPKVY, from the coding sequence ATGGCCTGGCTGGAAGACGAACTGCAGGACATGCTGGATGAGGGGATCGAGGTTGAATCCGCTGAACCGATGCTGTCGATGGAGCTGCGCAAGATTTACCGCGCCCAACATCCCGAGATGCTGGACCGACAGGTGTATTTTCGCAATCTGCTGCGACTTCAGGCTGAATTGATCAAGCTGCAGGACTGGGTGGTCGAGACCGGCGCCAAGGTGCTGGTGATCATGGAGGGACGCGATGCGGCGGGCAAGGGCGGTGTGATCAAGCGGATCACTCAGCGGCTGAACCCACGGGTGGCGCGGGTTGTCGCCCTGCCGGCCCCCAGCCGTCGTGAGCAGAGCCAGTGGTATTTTCAGCGCTATGTGCCTTATCTGCCATCTGGCGGTGAGATCGTGCTGTTTGACCGTTCGTGGTACAACCGGGCCGGTGTCGAACGGGTGATGGGCTTTGCCGACGATGATCAGGTTGAAACTTTTTTCAAGGATGTTCCCGAATTTGAACGGATGCTGGTGCGGTCAAACACCATCGTGTTGAAATACTGGTTTTCGATCACCGACGAAGAACAGCAGCTGCGATTCATGATGCGAATCCATGATCCGATGAAACAGTGGAAACTGTCGCCGATGGATCTGGAGAGCCGGGTGCGATGGGAAAAATATACCGAGGCCAAGGAAGACATGCTGGCGCGCACCAACATTCCCGAGGCGCCCTGGTATGTTGTTGAGGGCAACGATAAAAAGCGCGAACGGCTGAACTGTATCGAGCATCTGTTGTCGCAGATTCCCTATTCGGATGTGGCCAGCGAAAAGGTCAGCCTGCCGGATCGTGAGTATAATCCCAAGTATGAACGCCAGGTTTTACCGGACGAGCTATATGTGCCGAAAGTCTATTGA